GGAATGAATTGTGGCAATCTTCGGTAATTATTGGGCGGAGATTATTAGAAACAGCAATTCCACCTTATCAAGAATTAGGTAGAGCAGGAGCGGCAGGAGAATTAAGCGATCGCGCAGTATTAATTATTAGCTACGCCCTATCAGGATTTGCTCACTTAGCCTCAGTTGGTATTTTTGTTGGTGGTACAATTGCCTTAATTCCTTCACGCCGTAAAGATATTTCAGAACTAGGTTGGAAAGCTTTATTTATTGGGACTTTAGCAACATTAATGATTGCTTGTGTAGCGGGTGTATATGATACTGGTGAGGCGAGTATTTTGGGTGAAAAAACTGCGCCTGCTAGTATTACTGCACCACAACCCAGCCCAACGGCATCGCCCTCTCCAACAGCAACTAAAAGCCCAGTTGCAGCGCCAACCACAACTAAAACTAGCCCAGCGGCAAAACCTAAACAAAATGTACCGAAGCCTGCAACACCTAAACCAGAACCAAGTAGTGTTGCTCCCAAACCTTCTGGCGTTGCTAAACCGGCTCCACAACCAAAAGCTTCTCCATCTCGTTAACTACTAAACATCTTCAGAAATGAATGTAGAGACTCCCTATGGCTAGTCTCTACATGGTTTTAAGGGTTACTCGTTCACAGCTTGAACCTGGGAACTATGCTTGGAGGCAGAGCCTCCCCATAATTTAAATTTCTCTCATCTTCCCCAGGTTTTAGGTGTATTCACTGATGAATATTGCCAAGAGCGTAAATTAGTGTAAAGTTTTGAAAGTTGATCCACACCAGCAAATTCATAAACATTAATTCAATAATTTACAAAGCTGGCAGAACCTCACTAAAAACGGAAGGCATGAGAGCAATTAGTTTAGTTTTACAAAAAGCCATCAAGGCAAGCACTTTAGCTTCTACGGCTTTTTCTTTAATCGTCCTGTCAAATGGGATGTCACCAAAAGCGATCGCCCAAACAGTGTATGAAACACCTGTAACTAATACATCTCATCCTAGTTTTCAAGTTATTCCAGTTCCACAACCAGAACATCCTCAAAACAGTAGTTTCTACTCATCCCCGAATTTAACCGACAGCATACTAACTACACCAGAAGTTAGGGCATTTCTAGATGTAATTAGTATGGCTGAGACAGGGACTATTGATCCTAGTAGCTACTCAACCTTGGTTTTTAACGGCTCATTTAGCGACTTTTCTACCCATCCTAAAGTCAAACAATGTAGTGCAATACGTGGCAGACGCATCTGTTCTACTGCCGCAGGTCGCTATCAGATTATGGACTTTAACTGGGATTATTTAGCTCCCAGACTACAATTACCCGATTTCTCTCCAGAATCGCAAGATAGGATGGCGCTCTACTTTATCGAACGTAAGGGAGCAATGGCAGATATTCTTGCGAGAAGATTTGAAAAAGCTGCCTGTAAGGTAGGCACTGTCTGGGCAAGCATACCACCACCATGTAATCGCTATGGGCAAAGCCACCTCAAGATGGCTCAACTTCGACAAATGTATGATGAACGCCTGAAATTTTACACAGAAGGGCAATAATTTCTAATTTCTAGTGATTTGCTTAAATACTAACTTAAAGAGGCAGGGGAAAACAAGGCAGCGAAAAAAGAAACAAACTTTATTTCCCTGCTAGACTTGGTTACAAGCGCTTACCTTCTGCCTTATGGCGCTGTAGATAAATATAGGTGGGATGCCAGAATAGCAATTGTTACAACCCACCTGGAGAATTATTGATGAGTGACCAAAAAAATATTCTGATAGTTGTTACCAACCACAACCAAATTGATGCAGAACATCCTACAGGATTGTGGTTTGAAGAGTTTGGGATTCCTTATCAAATTTTTCGTCAGCAGACTTATCAAGTCACGATTGCTAGTCCTAAAGGTGGACAAGCTCCCATTGATCCACGTAGCCAACCAACAGCCGAGCAAGCAGAAGAGTATCGTGAAGCACTGCAAGCTTTAGAGTTTACAGAACCTTTAAATAGCATTAATTTAGATAACTTTGATGCTGTCTTTTTCCCTGGTGGTCATGGAACTATGTATGATTTACCCAATACTGAGGTAGGTCAGGTTGTCAGTAAATTTTTTGATGCTCAAAAAGTAGTAGCAGCAGTTTGTCATGGCCCTGCTGCATTCGCACAAGCAATGTCTGCTGATGGTACGCCAATTGTTAAAGGACGTAAGGTAACTGGTTTTACTAATTCCGAGGAGCAGGAAGTGCAGTTAGATAAATTAATGCCATTTCTGCTGGAATCAAAGTTGCGCGAACTAGGTGGTGAATTTATTTCCACAGCTAACTGGAGCGAACATATTGTTGTAGATGGAAAGTTGATTACAGGTCAGAATCCACAGTCAAGCGCTAAAACGGCTCAAGCTGTAATTGATGCTCTTATCAATTAATAATGACCTATGATCGGGAATGAAGAGCGTTTATTTCAACCCAGCTACTTATCTTGATGATGTCTTCTGCAAATAAACTGCGACAAATTCTTGAACGTCCTGGGATTTTAGTGCTTCCAGGTGTGTATGATTGCCTCAGTGCTAAACTTGCTGAACAAGTTGGCTTTGAGGCGGTATTTACTAGCGGGTTTGGAATTTCTGCTTCAACTCTTGGTAAGCCGGATTATGGTTTTTTAACTGCTACAGAAACGCTGTACAGTGTTGGGCGGATGGCTCAGTCAGTTAGCATTCCGTTAGTTGCTGATTTGGATACAGGTTATGGTAATCCGTTGAATGTGATCCGCACTGTAGCTGAGGCTGTGCAATTAGGTGTCGCAGGGATTATTTTAGAAGATCAAGAATGGCCTAAAAGATGTGGTCATTATGAAGGTAAGCGCGTTATCTCGACAGCAGAACAGGTAGAGAAAATTCGGGCGGCGGTGCAGGCGCGGGGTGAAAGTAATTTAATAATTATTGGTCGCACTGATGCGCGATCGCCTTTAGGTTTATCTGAAGCGATCGCTCGTGGTAAAGCTTATTATGAAGCTGGCGCAGATGTGTTGTTTGTGGAAGCGCCCCAGTCAGTTGATGAGTTAAGGGCGATCGCCACAGCTTTCCCAGATGTACCTTTGTTTGCTAATATTATTGAAGGTGGCAAAACTCCACAGTTAACTGGTGCTGAGTTAGAAAAATTAGGCTTTAAAATTGCCGTTTTCCCATTATCAGGTTTGTTTGCAGCTACACAAGCGATCGCAGCTTGTTTCCGTCAACTTAAAGAACATGGAACTACATCTGGGTTCAACAAGTTAGTAGATTTCCATGAATTTGAGCAAATTATTGATATTCCTAAATATCGTCAATTAGAACAACAATTTCAAAGTAAATGAGGATTATTAAGGTAAGAAAAATTTATTTTAATGCCGGGTGTAGAGTTATAAATAATCTAAAATAATATTTAGTTGACATTAACAATACTTACTCCTATTTTCAATTCATCTGATATTTTTCTATTGAATAGAATGAATTGTGGGTGGAGGTTGTATTGTTATTAGTAAATTAATAAAACGTAATAATTCAGCCGTCAGATGACTACTAATTGATGTGCAAGTTACAGCTATTATTTAACCGCTAGTGGTTATATAGCAACTGCCAAGGCGCTTAGGGCAAGTTTTAGAGTTCAAACCAATACAGTGCAAGCTGTTTAAAAAGCTAATTGCTAAAAGCTAACTGCTATATATTTTAAAGTTAAAATTTTTAGTAGTTATAATAGTTGCCTGAACACTTGTATTATCCTAGTAAACTGACGGCTAATACGCGAAAAGCTAAAGGCTTACAAAAAAACTGAAAAAGTTATCCAAAGGTGTAATAAGTGCCAGTTAAAATTATTAATCCAATACAAGACCTGACTGTTGTAAACAACGCAGCAGATAGTAGCATTAACTTATTTAATAGCTTTGACGACCCGTTAACAACTGGAAAAATTGCTAAGTTTGAGTTGTACAACACCAATGCAGCTAATAGTGGCATTACCAATGTAGTATTGTTCGACCAGGAAGGAGAAGGTGCGCCCGAAAGTGTAGAAAACTTTATTAACTACGTTGAGGCGGACGATTATGTTAACTCGATTATTCATCGTTCGATACCTGGTTTTGTTATTCAAGGCGGCGGTTTTACTGTTAATGGTTTAGAACAAGCTTTAGCGGCAACTCCTAATAGTGGCGCGGCAGCAGTTTCCAGCATCGAAACTAATCCCCCTGTAGTCAACGAGTTTTCGTCTCTGCGATCAAATTTGCGTGGCACGCTTGCCTTTGCTAAACTTGGCAACAACCCGAATAGTGCTACTAGCCAGTGGTTCTTTAATTTAGCAAACAACTCAGCCAACCTCGATCAGCAAAATG
The DNA window shown above is from Oculatellaceae cyanobacterium and carries:
- a CDS encoding type 1 glutamine amidotransferase domain-containing protein: MSDQKNILIVVTNHNQIDAEHPTGLWFEEFGIPYQIFRQQTYQVTIASPKGGQAPIDPRSQPTAEQAEEYREALQALEFTEPLNSINLDNFDAVFFPGGHGTMYDLPNTEVGQVVSKFFDAQKVVAAVCHGPAAFAQAMSADGTPIVKGRKVTGFTNSEEQEVQLDKLMPFLLESKLRELGGEFISTANWSEHIVVDGKLITGQNPQSSAKTAQAVIDALIN
- a CDS encoding oxaloacetate decarboxylase, yielding MMSSANKLRQILERPGILVLPGVYDCLSAKLAEQVGFEAVFTSGFGISASTLGKPDYGFLTATETLYSVGRMAQSVSIPLVADLDTGYGNPLNVIRTVAEAVQLGVAGIILEDQEWPKRCGHYEGKRVISTAEQVEKIRAAVQARGESNLIIIGRTDARSPLGLSEAIARGKAYYEAGADVLFVEAPQSVDELRAIATAFPDVPLFANIIEGGKTPQLTGAELEKLGFKIAVFPLSGLFAATQAIAACFRQLKEHGTTSGFNKLVDFHEFEQIIDIPKYRQLEQQFQSK
- a CDS encoding glycoside hydrolase family 104 protein codes for the protein MRAISLVLQKAIKASTLASTAFSLIVLSNGMSPKAIAQTVYETPVTNTSHPSFQVIPVPQPEHPQNSSFYSSPNLTDSILTTPEVRAFLDVISMAETGTIDPSSYSTLVFNGSFSDFSTHPKVKQCSAIRGRRICSTAAGRYQIMDFNWDYLAPRLQLPDFSPESQDRMALYFIERKGAMADILARRFEKAACKVGTVWASIPPPCNRYGQSHLKMAQLRQMYDERLKFYTEGQ